One region of Chaetodon auriga isolate fChaAug3 chromosome 5, fChaAug3.hap1, whole genome shotgun sequence genomic DNA includes:
- the erap1b gene encoding endoplasmic reticulum aminopeptidase 1b, whose protein sequence is MQHVLHLFHFHFEPLLIKLRGEDDTVRGLPASTMLAAPLLLLLFVPFPPSSGAQLPNQGQAQDGPVATNGQPFPWERMRLPKTISPLHYDLTIHPNLTTLDFSGVARIQLDVHEDTSTIVLHAKQMQVSNVLLLAPEGVRPLQVLEYPQFHQLALLSDSVLTKGRRYEVLLEFAANLSDSYHGFYKSSYRTRSGEVRVLASTQFEATFARAAFPCFDEPAFKANFTIRIIREPRHIAISNMPKLKTVELPGGLLEDHFDTTVKMSTYLVAYIVSDFLSVSKTTQHGVKISVYAVPEKIDQTAFALDAAVKLLDFYDDYFDIPYPLPKQDLAAIPDFQSGAMENWGLTTYRETGLLFDPEKSSASDKLGLTKVIAHELAHQWFGNLVTMEWWNDLWLNEGFAKFMEFVSLDITYPELQVDDFFLGKCFEAMEVDSLSSSHPVSTHVENPTQIQEMFDDVSYDKGACILNMLRDFLTPEAFEIGIIRYLKRYSYQNTVNSHLWESLTNVCSSDDLDEGRMRHKEFCSRRNSQSGASKWFSGDELDVRAIMDTWTLQEGFPLVTVEVRGREVRLSQERYLKTDDPSLTQGFLWQIPLTYRTSASETIHRFLLKTKTDVLYLPEEVDWVKFNVDMSGYYMVHYAGEGWNSIIKLLQHNHTALTGNDRANLIHNVFQLVSVGKVRLDTALELSLYLSRETEIMAVTQGFGELVPLYKLMEKRDMAAVENQMKDYIVDLFRGLIDRQEWTDSGSVSERVLRSYLLLFGCVRNYAPCVTKATQLFNKWRDSDGNMSLPVDVTMAVFVIGARTPEGWDFLFEKYRHSLQMSVKSRMKTAMSVSPLQDKLKWMMEQSLHGEVMKTQDLPDVVVSVSKNPHGYKLAWDFLRANWHTMIKKFDLGSHTISYVVTGVTNQYSTREMLDEVRGFFGSLTEETGSEMRCIRQTYETIQDNIRWMDTNLPLLQAWLDRRSRRAVHEDL, encoded by the exons atgcaacacgtccttcatctgtttcactttcactttgaaCCATTGCTGATTAAACTGCGCGGAGAAGACGACACG GTGAGAGGACTTCCTGCTTCCACCATGTTAGcggctcctctcctgctcctcctcttcgtcccCTTTCCTCCCTCGTCAGGAGCGCAGCTACCAAACCAAGGCCAGGCCCAAGATGGCCCAGTAGCCACAAATGGCCAGCCATTCCCCTGGGAACGCATGCGACTTCCTAAAACCATCTCCCCCCTCCACTATGACCTGACCATCCACCCCAACCTGACCACCCTGGACTTCAGCGGCGTTGCTCGTATCCAGCTGGACGTGCACGAAGACACCAGCACCATCGTTCTCCACGCCAAGCAGATGCAGGTATCCAATGTGCTGCTCCTCGCACCTGAAGGTGTGAGGCCTCTCCAGGTTCTGGAGTATCCTCAGTTCCACCAGCTCGCCCTGCTGTCCGACTCTGTGCTGACCAAAGGAAGGAGGTATGAagttctgctggagtttgctGCCAACTTGTCTGACAGCTACCACGGGTTCTACAAGAGCAGCTACCGCACCAGGAGCGGGGAAGTCCG GGTTCTGGCATCCACACAGTTTGAAGCCACCTTTGCTCGTGCAGCCTTCCCCTGTTTCGATGAGCCGGCCTTCAAAGCCAACTTCACCATACGGATTATCCGAGAGCCACGTCACATAGCCATATCCAACATGCCTAAg CTAAAAACTGTGGAGCTGCCAGGTGGTTTGCTGGAGGATCACTTTGACACCACCGTGAAAATGAGCACTTACCTGGTGGCCTACATcgtgtctgacttcctgtctgtgagcAAGACCACCCAGCATGGTGTGAAG ATTTCAGTCTACGCTGTGCCTGAGAAGATCGACCAGACGGCCTTCGCTCTGGATGCTGCTGTCAAGCTGTTGGACTTCTATGATGACTACTTTGATATTCCTTACCCGCTTCCCAAACAGG ACTTGGCTGCTATCCCTGACTTCCAGTCAGGAGCAATGGAGAACTGGGGGCTGACCACCTACAGAGAGACGGGGCTCCTCTTCGACCCTGAGAAGTCCTCAGCTTCAGACAAACTGGGTCTCACCAAGGTCATCGCCCACGAGCTGGCACACCAG TGGTTTGGGAACCTGGTGACGATGGAGTGGTGGAACGACCTGTGGCTCAATGAGGGTTTCGCCAAGTTCATGGAGTTTGTTTCTCTCGACATCACCTACCCGGAGCTGCAAGTG GATGACTTCTTCTTGGGGAAATGTTTTGAGGCCATGGAGGTGGACTCGCTCAGCTCCTCTCACCCAGTCTCCACCCACGTGGAAAACCCCACGCAGATCCAGGAGATGTTCGACGACGTGTCGTATGACAAG GGAGCGTGTATTCTGAATATGCTTCGGGACTTCTTGACTCCTGAGGCCTTTGAGATCGGCATCATCCGATACCTCAAGCGCTACAGCTACCAAAACACTGTCAACAGCCACCTGTGGGAGAGCCTGACTAAT GTTTGCAGCTCGGATGATCTGGACGAAGGCCGAATGAGACACAAGGAATTCTGCTCCAGACGCAACAGCCAGTCTGGAGCTTCA AAATGGTTCTCTGGGGATGAGCTGGATGTCAGGGCCATCATGGACACCTGGACACTGCAGGAGGGCTTCCCGCTGGTCActgtggaggtcagaggtcgcgaGGTCAGGCTGAGTCAGGAGCGTTACCTGAAGACAGACGACCCCTCCCTCACTCAAGg ATTCCTGTGGCAGATCCCACTGACCTACAGGACCAGCGCCTCTGAGACCATCCACCGCTTCCTGCTTAAGACAAAGACTG ACGTCCTGTACCTGCCGGAGGAGGTGGACTGGGTGAAGTTCAATGTGGACATGAGCGGCTACTACATGGTCCACTACGCAGGTGAAGGGTGGAACTCCATTATCAAACTGCTGcaacacaaccacacagccCTGACAGGCAACGACCGTGCCAACCTCATCCACAACGTCTTCCAGCTGGTCAG TGTGGGGAAGGTGAGGCTGGACACGGCTCTGGAGCTGTCTCTGTACCTGTCCAGAGAGACTGAGATCATGGCTGTGACTCAGGGCTTTGGAGAGCTCGTACCTCTCTACAAACTGATGGAGAAGAGAGACATGGCTGCCGTGGAGAACCAGATGAAG GACTACATTGTAGATCTGTTCCGGGGCCTGATTGACCGACAGGAGTGGACTGACTCTGGATCAGTGTCTGAGCGAGTGCTGAGGAGCTACTTGCTGCTGTTCGGCTGCGTCAGGAACTACGCTCCCTGTGTGACCAAAGCCACGCAGCTCTTTAACAAGTGGAGGGACTCAGACGGCAACATGAG cctcCCTGTGGACGTCACCATGGCTGTGTTTGTGATCGGAGCTCGAACACCAGAGGGGTGGGACTTCCTGTTTGAGAAGTACCGCCACTCGCTGCAAATGTCTGTAAAGAGCCGCATGAAGACTGCAATGTCCGTCAGCCCCCTGCAGGACAAGCTCAAGTG GATGATGGAGCAGAGCCTCCACGGTGAGGTGATGAAGACTCAGGACCTCCCGGACGTGGTCGTCTCCGTCAGCAAGAACCCACACGGCTATAAACTGGCCTGGGACTTCCTCCGAGCCAACTGGCACACCATGATCAAGAA ATTTGACTTGGGCTCTCACACCATATCATACGTGGTGACCGGGGTGACCAACCAGTATTCTACCAGGGAGATGTTAGACGAG GTGAGAGGCTTCTTCGGCTCCCTGACCGAGGAGACGGGTTCAGAGATGAGGTGTATCCGGCAGACCTACGAGACCATCCAGGATAACATCCGCTGGATGGACACCaaccttcctctgctgcaggccTGGCTGGACAGACGCAGCCGAAGAGCCGTGCATGAAGATTTATAG
- the naaladl1 gene encoding aminopeptidase NAALADL1 has product MIKQVLIGTVCGAVVLTAGILIGHYGIPKSSSSPPSWVNDVGKDVDEGFIEMFLSQVDNIQIQENLRELTKVPHMATTAGDEQTVQLMLKRWQDPQTGLDQAWTEEYSVYLSFPDPKRPNTVTVVNPAGTVLHNATEKEKNYTSDQNDPEVVQPYAAYSPAGHPKGRLVYANQGKPSDYQLLNQTVDLRGTIAITRYGGAGRADKAINAAPYGVVGVLVYTDPLDINDGLMSDINETYPHSWYLPPSGVERGSFKTGYGDLLTPYLAAKEETYRIPAEDITGIPPIPIQPIGFEDAYILICELGGGAAPDEWQGAFNCTYNFGGPGFKQTSAFSNSDVKLDIYNYEEVKNSSNVMGVIRGSVEPDRYVIYGNHRDSWVHGAIDPSSGTSVMLELTRVLGMMVKQGKWRPRRSIIFGSWGAEEFGLIGSAEYTEQYFAKLSERTVAYINVDIAVFANATLRASGMPSVQNVIFQAAKQVNAPGLDSTSVYDNWIRYSNRTSPTHGTIPRMGYLTGAGSDYAAFVHYLGIASMDISYTYDRSKTNARIYPAYHTAYDTFDYSSKFIDPGFVSHQAIARTAGNVLIRLADSLVLPLNCTDYAESLEDYLNVSVTLYQKELQARNISMEPLKRAVASFRSAATRLDQVILTSDLANETPLKTRRINDQLMLLDRAFLDPLAFPDKYAYRHVIWASSSAGKPTFPGLADAYANAESSGLSSDWGEVHYHLSVLSQAIEGAASTLFDVI; this is encoded by the exons ATGATTAAGCAGGTGTTGATCGGGACTGTGTGCGGTGCTGTCGTACTGACCGCAGGTATTCTCATCGGTCACTACGGTATCCCCAAGAGCAGCAGCTCGCCGCCGTCCTGGGTGAATGATGTGGGGAAAGATGTGGACGAGGGCTTCATTGAGATGTTCTTGTCTCAGGTGGACAACATCCAGATTCAGGAGAACTTAAG GGAGTTGACAAAAGTGCCCCACATGGCCACCACAGCTGGAGACGAGCAGACAGTGCAGTTAATGCTAAAGAGATGGCAGGACCCCCAAACTGGCCTGGACCAGGCCTGGACAGAAGAGTACAGCGTCTACCTGTCCTTCCCAGACCCCAAGAGGCCCAACACAGTCACTGTTG TGAACCCGGCTGGTACTGTGCTGCACAACgccacagagaaagagaagaattATACTTCAGACCAAAATGATCCTGAGGTGGTTCAGCCGTATGCTGCATACTCCCCTGCTGGACACCCAAAG GGGAGACTGGTTTACGCCAACCAGGGGAAACCAAGTGACTACCAGCTGCTGAACCAGACAGTGGACCTCAGAGGGACCATCGCTATCACCAGATacggaggagcaggaagagctGATAAA GCCATCAATGCAGCACCCTACGGCGTCGTTGGTGTGCTTGTCTACACAGACCCTCTGGACATCAACGATGGTCTCATGTCAGACATCAATGAGACGTATCCTCACTCTTGGTACCTGCCGCCATCTGGTGTGGAGAGAGGTTCTTTCAAGACTGGCTATGGAGACTTGCTCACACCTTACCTGGCTGCCAAAG AGGAAACCTACAGAATTCCTGCAGAGGACATTACAGGGATCCCTCCCATTCCAATTCAGCCAATCGGATTTGAGGATGCCTACATACTAATCTG TGAGCTaggtggaggagcagctccaGATGAATGGCAGGGGGCATTCAACTGTACCTACAACTTTGGCGGCCCAGGGTTCAAACAGACATCTGCTTTCAGCAACAG TGACGTGAAACTGGACATCTACAACTATGAAGAGGTGAAGAACTCCTCCAATGTGATGGGAGTTATCAGAGGGAGTGTCGAGCCAG ACAGGTACGTGATCTATGGGAACCACAGGGACAGCTGGGTTCATGGTGCCATCGACCCGAGCAGTGGGACGTCAGTCATGCTGGAACTGACCAGAGTGCTGGGCATGATGGTCAAGCAGG GAAAATGGAGGCCTCGCAGGTCAATCATCTTTGGAAGCTGGGGAGCAGAGGAGTTTGGCCTCATTGGGTCTGCAGAATACACAGAG CAATACTTCGCCAAGCTCAGTGAACGAACCGTTGCTTACATCAATGTGGATATAGCTGTTTTTG CCAACGCCACGCTCAGAGCTTCAGGGATGCCATCAGTACAGAACGTCATCTTCCAAGCTGCCAAACAG GTCAATGCACCTGGACTGGACTCCACATCTGTGTACGACAACTGGATCCGATATTCCAACCGAACAAGCCCAACACATGGAACCATTCCCAG AATGGGATACCTGACAGGAGCAGGGAGCGATTACGCTGCCTTTGTCCATTACCTGGGAATCGCCTCCATGGACATTTCTTACACATACGACAGG AGTAAAACAAATGCTCGGATTTACCCTGCGTACCACACAGCCTATGACACCTTTGACTACTCCTCAAAGTTCATTGATCCTG ggTTCGTCAGCCACCAGGCCATTGCCAGGACAGCGGGAAACGTCCTCATCCGATTGGCTGACAGCTTGGTGTTGCCATTAAACTGCACTGACTATGCTGAGAGTCTGGAGGACTACCTTAACGTATCAGTGACCCTCTATCAGAAAGAACTACAAGCTAGGAATATCTCCATGG AACCACTAAAACGTGCAGTGGCCAGCTTTCGCAGCGCAGCTACTCGTTTGGACCAAGTGATTCTCACTTCAGACCTGGCAAATGAAAC ACCGCTGAAGACCAGAAGGATCAATGACCAGCTCATGCTGCTGGATCGAGCTTTCTTGGACCCTCTGGCCTTCCCGGATAAATATGCATACAG GCATGTTATCTGGGCTTCAAGTAGTGCGGGCAAGCCAACCTTCCCAGGTCTGGCTGATGCCTACGCTAATGCTGAGTCATCGGGACTGTCCAGCGACTGGGGTGAAGTACACTACCACCTGTCAGTCCTGAGCCAAGCCATCGAGGGCGCCGCCAGCACACTGTTTGACGTCATATAG